The Algoriphagus sanaruensis genome window below encodes:
- a CDS encoding leucine-rich repeat domain-containing protein, with protein MIKIKHLFLVLSLFSYGLSAVNAQTIKGYTKDQITEFSTKVEDQILFLEYLLNTVGNAQTPARDKDVIIRESYLKIFRDEKVQVEDDLLLDRKVVTNKDVTAYLKDIEFFYKNVEFKFKIREVKPGQKENGEVFFLASLDRTLTATGINGEKITNTKPRFVEVNLQDASQELKIVSIYTTKVSRDEELKTWWNGLPLAWKSYFKGRFSLGASDSANMDMLYRFVSIDSLNLSGNKDIQSLSPLSELRDLKVIDISNTRIKNLGPISNVTFLESLNIANTPTSDIQFIKYSDRLKSLDISFTKVDSINELLNLKSLIALKAQKTPIMSFGVINEFKNLEELDLRESGFNNAENIKDLKNLKRLDLAKNYLINFSSLSGLTSLQYLDLSETNLQDLGPLAGMAQLEFLDITKTQVSDLQAIAALKNLKKVSADETQISPLVADNFVRQHPDVLLIHHVKDLESWWGALSEAWKSRLKQINPRITSDQPGIEILTQTVTISRLDLSGADIESLNPITRFVNLNELNFSDNPSIIDLLPLSEVKTLTKIAGKNTGVSDLAVLQELKELTEIDLEGSPVQTIKPILNLPKLNYLNVNGSAIFKEEVPEILIQRPDLTLVYRTEELTNWWGKLDSSWKDLLRRQFSLPEDPTTEQLHRLTSLAELKFERVSVSDLSALPIFVNVRKLEIFDAPISSISHISGLPQLTQLKLSQIPVVDFLPISSLSKLNELDLSNTAVEDLEALSSLFELKKLNLSGTNLKSLKGLESLFSLEELDVASTNLRSLKPIEALSNLKKLSCFNTRLMTRTIDSFKAAHPDCEVRFY; from the coding sequence ATGATCAAGATTAAGCATCTTTTTCTGGTTCTATCTCTGTTTTCCTATGGCTTAAGTGCAGTAAATGCACAAACCATCAAAGGATATACTAAGGATCAAATCACCGAGTTTTCAACCAAAGTTGAAGATCAGATTCTCTTTTTAGAGTACCTGCTCAACACCGTAGGTAATGCCCAAACCCCAGCACGGGATAAGGATGTGATTATTCGAGAAAGCTATCTCAAAATTTTCCGTGACGAAAAGGTACAGGTAGAAGATGATCTTCTTTTGGATCGAAAAGTGGTGACCAATAAAGATGTCACCGCCTACTTGAAAGACATTGAATTTTTTTACAAAAACGTAGAGTTCAAATTTAAAATCCGGGAAGTCAAACCGGGACAAAAAGAAAATGGGGAGGTGTTTTTCCTGGCTTCTCTTGATCGAACCTTGACAGCCACAGGCATTAATGGTGAAAAGATCACGAATACCAAGCCTAGGTTTGTGGAGGTCAATCTTCAGGATGCTTCCCAAGAACTTAAAATTGTCAGTATTTATACCACCAAAGTTTCTCGTGACGAGGAGTTGAAAACTTGGTGGAATGGGCTTCCCCTGGCTTGGAAATCCTATTTCAAAGGCAGATTTTCTTTAGGAGCTTCGGATTCTGCCAATATGGACATGCTTTACAGATTTGTAAGCATTGACTCCTTAAATCTTTCCGGTAACAAAGATATCCAGTCGCTATCACCTCTTTCTGAGCTCAGGGATTTAAAGGTGATTGACATTAGCAATACCCGAATCAAAAACTTAGGGCCAATTTCAAATGTCACTTTTTTAGAAAGCTTGAATATTGCTAATACTCCCACTTCAGATATCCAGTTTATCAAGTATTCGGACCGATTGAAATCCTTGGATATTTCATTTACCAAAGTGGATAGCATCAATGAACTTTTAAATCTGAAAAGTTTGATTGCCCTTAAGGCACAGAAAACTCCGATCATGAGTTTTGGAGTGATCAATGAATTCAAAAATCTCGAGGAACTTGACCTTCGGGAAAGTGGATTCAACAATGCTGAAAATATCAAAGATCTGAAGAATCTGAAAAGACTTGATCTAGCTAAAAATTATCTGATCAATTTCTCCTCACTTTCTGGCTTGACTTCATTGCAGTATTTGGATCTTTCAGAAACCAATTTGCAAGATTTAGGTCCCTTGGCCGGGATGGCACAGTTGGAGTTTTTGGATATTACCAAAACTCAAGTTTCAGATCTACAAGCAATTGCAGCTTTGAAAAATCTGAAAAAGGTTTCAGCTGACGAAACGCAAATTTCCCCTTTGGTGGCTGATAATTTTGTTAGGCAACATCCTGATGTATTGCTGATTCATCATGTGAAGGATTTGGAATCTTGGTGGGGTGCTTTGAGTGAAGCTTGGAAATCAAGATTGAAGCAAATCAATCCAAGAATTACTTCGGATCAACCTGGAATTGAAATTTTGACTCAGACGGTTACCATTTCTCGTTTGGACTTGAGCGGTGCGGATATCGAATCCTTAAATCCGATCACTCGGTTTGTCAACTTGAATGAGTTAAACTTCTCAGACAATCCATCCATAATCGATCTCCTGCCATTAAGTGAGGTCAAGACCTTAACAAAAATTGCAGGAAAAAATACAGGAGTAAGCGATTTGGCTGTCCTTCAAGAATTGAAAGAATTGACAGAAATTGATTTGGAAGGAAGTCCAGTGCAAACGATTAAACCTATTCTCAACCTTCCCAAATTGAATTATTTAAATGTCAATGGAAGTGCCATTTTCAAGGAAGAAGTACCTGAAATCTTGATCCAAAGACCTGATTTGACCTTGGTTTATCGAACCGAGGAACTCACCAATTGGTGGGGTAAATTGGATTCTTCTTGGAAGGATTTACTTCGAAGACAGTTTTCACTTCCTGAGGATCCTACCACTGAGCAATTGCATCGTCTGACAAGCTTGGCAGAATTGAAGTTTGAGCGGGTTTCTGTTTCAGACCTATCTGCATTGCCAATTTTCGTCAATGTTCGTAAGCTTGAAATTTTCGATGCACCCATAAGCTCGATTTCTCATATCAGTGGTTTGCCTCAATTGACCCAGTTGAAACTTTCCCAAATTCCAGTGGTGGATTTCTTACCGATTTCCAGTTTGAGTAAGCTCAATGAATTAGATCTTTCCAATACCGCTGTGGAGGACTTGGAAGCACTAAGCAGTTTGTTTGAGCTTAAAAAACTCAATTTGTCAGGTACCAATTTAAAATCACTCAAAGGATTGGAATCCCTTTTCAGTTTGGAGGAGCTAGATGTAGCCTCCACCAATCTTAGGTCATTGAAGCCGATCGAGGCGTTAAGCAATTTGAAAAAGTTGAGTTGCTTCAATACCCGATTAATGACTAGAACGATTGATTCCTTTAA
- a CDS encoding nucleoid-structuring protein H-NS: MKQTLFSFSARKTMLLAVVALLAMGACKSKKPVPAPAPAPAPVEEVVKPAPAPAPTRSAEEIAAEKLENSFNAVAAAGSVASANQTIQETLGMFSNQETPVLIVIHEENGVKDYDEPTTIKKYLEYLKDTKKNLNFISDIRLDAAGKVSELELRRK, translated from the coding sequence ATGAAACAAACTCTGTTCTCATTCTCAGCCCGAAAAACCATGTTGTTGGCAGTGGTAGCACTGTTGGCTATGGGTGCATGTAAGAGCAAGAAACCTGTTCCAGCACCTGCTCCGGCACCAGCTCCTGTAGAAGAGGTCGTGAAACCAGCTCCTGCACCAGCTCCAACGCGTTCCGCTGAAGAAATTGCAGCCGAAAAACTAGAAAACAGTTTCAATGCTGTAGCAGCAGCAGGTAGCGTTGCCTCTGCTAACCAAACCATCCAAGAAACACTTGGAATGTTCTCTAATCAAGAAACTCCTGTTTTGATCGTTATCCATGAAGAAAATGGAGTTAAAGATTACGATGAGCCAACTACTATCAAGAAGTACTTGGAGTACCTAAAAGACACCAAGAAGAACCTTAACTTCATCTCTGACATCCGTTTGGATGCCGCAGGTAAAGTGTCTGAACTTGAACTCAGAAGAAAATAA
- a CDS encoding glycosyltransferase family 4 protein, with the protein MFYILAILTAFSVGVLLTPILISVLRKARIGDAPGGRKIHKKFTPSMGGISIVLAAFVALAIWGWQFPLPDIRYLLGAIALMFFVGLRDDVVELSAKHKLGLQLIAVLLVVVAGDIRIKEFHGFLAIETLPLWFSYAFSAFVLLALTNAFNLIDGLDGLASTVGGLTLLLLGTWFYIQGLESFALLSFILIGGIAAFMVFNWHPAKIFMGDTGSLTLGFAIGSLVIAFMEYNAALPKGAFGRFEPTFTAGIVLMIYPLYDMARVFTLRIRKGKHPMSADKSHVHHFLMRSGLKHNEVALLLGSVQLMLLGLVIALGSSSDNIVLPILSAVVLTIGAQLDRITIQKVKKIARQSPRVLELPDIQVQRESEKKRIRLEKQSIDSGTMNLN; encoded by the coding sequence ATGTTTTACATTTTAGCCATTCTCACAGCCTTTTCAGTTGGAGTATTATTGACTCCCATTTTGATTTCCGTCCTAAGAAAAGCCCGAATAGGTGATGCCCCCGGTGGGCGGAAAATCCATAAAAAATTCACCCCATCCATGGGTGGCATTTCAATTGTCCTTGCGGCTTTTGTTGCCCTTGCAATTTGGGGCTGGCAGTTCCCTTTGCCGGATATCCGTTATTTATTAGGAGCTATTGCCTTGATGTTTTTCGTGGGATTGAGAGATGATGTCGTAGAATTATCAGCCAAGCACAAGTTGGGCCTGCAACTTATTGCGGTTCTTTTGGTGGTGGTAGCCGGTGATATTCGAATCAAGGAATTTCACGGGTTTTTAGCAATTGAAACGCTCCCACTTTGGTTTAGCTATGCCTTTTCAGCCTTTGTTTTATTGGCTTTAACCAATGCCTTCAACCTGATCGATGGATTGGACGGATTAGCAAGCACGGTTGGAGGATTGACTCTTCTTCTCCTTGGAACTTGGTTCTATATTCAAGGACTGGAAAGTTTCGCCTTGTTGAGCTTTATATTAATCGGCGGAATCGCAGCTTTTATGGTGTTCAACTGGCATCCTGCAAAAATCTTTATGGGGGACACTGGGTCGCTTACTTTAGGTTTTGCCATCGGTAGTTTGGTGATCGCCTTTATGGAGTACAACGCCGCATTACCTAAAGGGGCCTTTGGCCGATTTGAACCCACCTTTACGGCAGGAATTGTACTGATGATTTATCCGCTTTATGATATGGCTAGGGTTTTTACCCTCCGGATTCGCAAAGGGAAACACCCCATGTCAGCAGATAAAAGCCATGTGCATCATTTTTTGATGCGATCTGGCTTAAAGCATAATGAAGTAGCCCTGCTTTTAGGCTCTGTTCAATTGATGCTTTTGGGATTGGTGATAGCTTTGGGATCTTCCTCTGATAATATTGTTTTACCAATTTTATCAGCGGTAGTTCTTACGATTGGAGCACAATTAGATCGTATTACAATTCAGAAAGTGAAAAAGATAGCCAGACAATCTCCACGTGTTTTGGAATTACCGGATATACAAGTGCAGCGGGAAAGCGAGAAAAAGCGCATTCGACTGGAAAAGCAAAGTATTGATTCCGGTACGATGAATTTGAATTAA
- a CDS encoding GumC family protein yields MYPNSPQVNTQPQHPFLVNQEDEIDLKVILFNYLQYWPIILICAFLGVLGAYFFNQFTTPIYKVESTVIVKDEDKALGADLFESTGFAGLQGKSNIENEIGILKSYSLAIATLGKLDLNVQYFQEDLFKINQIYGNYPVFVKVDWTKKQAVGGLIKLEVIDENTFQLSIEDPESFQIFNPQDPNFKSRVELFSLPNSVYTFGELIQGEFYEFTVEKVSALPGEVLFFQLIDTPSLALSLVEDISVSPSNKQSSILNLGLETPLRRLGVDYLNQLMETYLQRELDEKNRTSENTIRFIDQQLSGITDSLRGSETKLQQYRSENKIFNLSQEGSIIFERLSELEKEKSAAELNLKYLQTLRGYLNNGSKGDLVAPSIMGNADPLLNALVQNLSELQAQRVQITANFTEQTPQVRDINAKIQSVANALQENVNSAITNTQNVLADVNSRIKMIERDINQLPQTERNLLGYQRQFTINENIYIYFLQKKAEAEITMASNMPSNVILDYAKSGQLPVAPKRSLNLLIGLILGLILPIGFITVKDFLNTKIEDPKELEKQIKVPLIGMIGRNGSEDALPVLNSPRSSVTESFRSLRADLTYLSPQKENLTLLFTSSISGEGKTFVSLNMASVFALMGKKTILLGLDLRKPRIAQDFGLVNDKGMSTALSSSISWREVVKASGFENLDIILSGPIPPNPAELLLQEKFGKIIQEIKKEYDVVVFDCPPVGLVSETKELFGFSDVNFYVFRQGYSMKGNTQVLNNLVEKGGVTKIYGILNDLHIDKGYGYGYGYGYGYGYGYGGNSYGYHEEVQLPWWKRALRRRS; encoded by the coding sequence ATGTATCCTAATTCACCCCAGGTCAATACCCAGCCTCAACATCCGTTTTTGGTAAACCAGGAGGACGAAATCGATCTTAAAGTCATCTTGTTCAATTACCTTCAATATTGGCCAATCATCTTGATTTGTGCCTTTTTGGGTGTTCTTGGAGCCTATTTTTTCAATCAATTTACCACTCCGATTTACAAGGTGGAATCTACCGTGATTGTAAAGGATGAAGACAAGGCCTTGGGAGCCGATTTGTTTGAATCTACGGGCTTTGCAGGACTCCAAGGGAAAAGTAATATTGAAAATGAGATCGGAATTCTGAAATCCTATTCCTTGGCAATTGCCACACTGGGAAAATTGGATCTCAATGTGCAGTATTTCCAAGAGGACTTATTTAAAATCAACCAGATTTATGGAAACTACCCGGTTTTTGTCAAAGTAGATTGGACCAAAAAGCAAGCTGTAGGCGGTTTGATCAAGTTAGAGGTAATTGACGAAAATACGTTTCAGCTTAGCATAGAGGATCCTGAATCCTTTCAGATTTTTAATCCTCAGGATCCGAATTTTAAATCAAGGGTAGAACTCTTTTCTCTTCCTAATTCGGTCTACACCTTTGGGGAATTGATCCAGGGAGAGTTTTATGAATTTACGGTAGAAAAAGTCTCTGCACTGCCAGGGGAAGTCCTGTTTTTTCAATTGATCGACACTCCTTCTCTAGCGCTTAGCTTGGTGGAGGATATTTCGGTTTCTCCCTCAAATAAGCAAAGCTCCATTCTAAATCTAGGTTTAGAAACTCCTTTGAGACGCTTGGGGGTGGATTATCTCAACCAGTTGATGGAAACCTATCTTCAGCGTGAATTGGATGAGAAAAACAGAACCTCTGAAAATACCATCCGATTTATAGATCAGCAATTGAGCGGAATTACGGACTCCCTACGTGGATCTGAAACCAAACTTCAACAGTATCGGTCAGAAAACAAGATTTTTAATCTTTCTCAAGAAGGCTCAATCATTTTTGAACGGCTTTCGGAACTGGAAAAGGAAAAGAGTGCTGCTGAATTAAATCTAAAATACCTTCAGACCTTACGTGGCTACCTTAACAATGGAAGTAAAGGTGATCTGGTGGCCCCTTCCATCATGGGGAATGCAGATCCTCTGTTAAATGCTTTGGTGCAAAACCTTTCCGAACTTCAAGCTCAGCGTGTTCAGATAACAGCCAATTTTACCGAGCAGACTCCACAGGTTCGGGACATCAATGCAAAAATCCAAAGTGTAGCCAATGCCCTTCAGGAAAATGTGAATTCGGCGATCACTAATACTCAAAATGTGTTGGCAGATGTGAATAGCCGAATCAAGATGATTGAGCGAGATATCAATCAGCTTCCACAGACTGAGCGAAATCTCCTCGGCTACCAGCGTCAGTTTACCATCAATGAAAATATTTACATCTATTTCCTTCAAAAAAAGGCAGAAGCTGAAATCACCATGGCTTCCAATATGCCAAGCAATGTGATTTTGGATTATGCCAAATCAGGGCAGCTTCCCGTTGCTCCAAAGCGTTCGCTTAACCTTTTGATTGGGTTGATCTTGGGTTTGATTCTTCCAATTGGCTTTATCACGGTCAAAGATTTCTTAAATACTAAAATCGAAGATCCGAAAGAATTGGAAAAGCAGATTAAGGTTCCTTTGATTGGTATGATTGGTAGAAATGGATCAGAAGATGCGTTACCGGTATTGAATAGTCCAAGATCCTCCGTCACAGAGTCTTTCCGGTCATTGCGTGCTGATTTGACCTATCTCAGTCCTCAAAAGGAAAATTTGACGCTGCTTTTTACCTCTTCTATTTCAGGTGAAGGAAAGACCTTTGTGTCTTTAAATATGGCTTCGGTCTTTGCACTAATGGGGAAAAAGACCATTCTTTTAGGGCTTGACTTGCGAAAACCACGAATCGCGCAAGACTTTGGATTGGTGAATGACAAGGGAATGAGTACAGCCTTGAGTTCATCCATTTCATGGCGAGAGGTGGTAAAAGCTTCCGGTTTTGAGAATTTAGATATTATTCTTTCTGGTCCGATTCCACCAAACCCTGCCGAACTTTTGCTTCAGGAAAAATTTGGCAAGATCATTCAGGAAATCAAAAAAGAATACGATGTGGTGGTCTTTGACTGTCCTCCGGTAGGATTAGTATCCGAAACAAAGGAGCTTTTTGGGTTCTCAGATGTGAATTTTTATGTATTCCGTCAAGGCTATTCCATGAAAGGGAATACCCAAGTTTTGAATAATCTAGTTGAAAAAGGAGGGGTAACCAAAATCTACGGTATCCTAAATGACCTTCATATTGACAAAGGGTATGGCTATGGGTACGGGTACGGGTATGGTTATGGATACGGATATGGTGGAAATAGCTACGGATATCACGAAGAGGTTCAGCTTCCATGGTGGAAGCGAGCACTTCGTAGAAGAAGCTAA
- a CDS encoding polysaccharide biosynthesis/export family protein, with protein sequence MHISLKSILFFLLILGFTSCVSNEKIIYLQNLEGQKAIAEGELIAYEIPEYKLQYNDIIDVNIQTVDDILKNGFNPTADASNNMRMQMAQGGGDIYYMTGYTVDKNGNIRLPIVGEIQVKDKTIEEARAEIEARLKAYITSEVYVKVKLGGIRYSALGEFRRPGKFVVLQDRMTIFEAIANAGDLSNIAKRDEVLLIRQYPEGTKLHRINLNDRQIVQSPFYFIQPNDQLYAEPMKVREVGAGENAAQSLSLVISAITVSVLLINTFTRK encoded by the coding sequence ATGCATATATCCCTGAAGTCCATTCTGTTTTTTCTACTAATCCTCGGATTCACCTCCTGTGTTTCCAATGAAAAAATTATTTACCTCCAGAATTTGGAAGGTCAAAAGGCAATTGCAGAAGGCGAACTGATCGCCTATGAAATCCCGGAATACAAACTCCAGTACAACGACATCATTGATGTGAACATCCAAACGGTGGATGATATTTTAAAAAATGGATTCAACCCTACCGCTGATGCTTCGAATAATATGCGGATGCAAATGGCGCAAGGTGGGGGAGATATCTATTACATGACCGGATACACGGTAGATAAAAATGGAAATATCCGTCTTCCAATTGTCGGAGAAATCCAGGTAAAAGACAAAACCATTGAAGAAGCTCGAGCTGAGATCGAAGCTAGACTAAAAGCTTACATTACTTCTGAGGTCTATGTGAAAGTCAAACTTGGAGGAATTCGATATTCCGCCCTTGGTGAGTTCCGAAGACCCGGAAAATTCGTCGTTCTTCAGGATCGAATGACCATATTTGAGGCCATTGCCAATGCGGGGGACCTCTCTAACATTGCCAAGCGGGACGAAGTGCTCCTGATTCGCCAATATCCTGAAGGAACAAAGCTTCATCGGATCAATCTCAATGATCGGCAAATTGTCCAATCACCTTTTTATTTTATTCAACCCAATGATCAACTCTATGCCGAACCGATGAAAGTTCGGGAAGTAGGTGCCGGAGAAAATGCCGCCCAATCCCTTTCTTTAGTTATTTCTGCGATCACCGTTTCCGTGTTGTTGATCAATACCTTTACCCGTAAATAA
- the cysC gene encoding adenylyl-sulfate kinase yields MNSSSKFTHPSLLIWFTGLSGAGKTTLASALQRQLVSENYWTYLLDGDKIRKGLNQDLGFSDQDRKENIRRIAEVSKLMLDAGLIVISAFISPFRADRKKVAETVGIENFIEVFVDCPLEICEQRDVKGLYQKARQGKISNFTGIDSPYESPNNPDIWVRTDLETVEQSLQKILLYFRNKISL; encoded by the coding sequence TTGAATTCATCTTCAAAATTTACTCATCCGTCACTACTGATCTGGTTTACCGGACTATCCGGAGCAGGAAAGACTACACTGGCTTCTGCCTTGCAGAGGCAGTTAGTAAGTGAGAATTACTGGACCTATTTGTTAGATGGGGATAAGATTCGGAAAGGGCTAAATCAAGACCTTGGCTTTTCGGATCAAGATCGAAAAGAAAATATTCGACGAATAGCCGAAGTGTCTAAGTTGATGCTGGATGCAGGGTTGATTGTTATTTCCGCATTTATTTCACCTTTTCGGGCGGATAGGAAAAAAGTAGCCGAAACTGTTGGGATTGAAAATTTTATCGAAGTTTTTGTGGATTGCCCACTCGAAATCTGTGAGCAGCGCGATGTCAAAGGCCTCTATCAAAAAGCTAGACAAGGAAAGATTTCCAATTTTACCGGGATTGATTCCCCCTATGAGTCCCCAAACAATCCCGATATCTGGGTTCGTACCGACCTCGAAACCGTAGAGCAATCCCTCCAAAAAATCCTCCTTTATTTTCGCAATAAAATAAGCCTTTAA
- a CDS encoding GIY-YIG nuclease family protein, translated as MKKGGGIYIMTNYSNTVLYTGVTNDLIRRVTDHKDGKNLNSFTYRYNLKKLVYFESFHTIEEAIAKEKQIKGGSRKKKENLINSLNPEWKDLWEEILKW; from the coding sequence ATGAAAAAAGGTGGGGGCATTTATATCATGACAAATTATTCGAACACTGTTCTATATACTGGGGTCACTAATGATTTAATCCGAAGAGTAACTGACCATAAAGATGGAAAGAACTTAAACTCCTTTACATACAGATACAACCTCAAAAAGTTGGTTTATTTTGAGTCCTTCCATACCATAGAAGAGGCGATAGCTAAAGAAAAGCAGATTAAAGGTGGTAGTAGAAAAAAGAAAGAAAATTTGATCAATTCATTGAATCCTGAATGGAAAGACCTTTGGGAAGAAATTTTAAAATGGTAA
- a CDS encoding capsule assembly Wzi family protein, with product MIRRILSISLFIFLISSSLKSQIFQNTYSTERELSRRYSLSLSDTSSIQDFRYSFIQELQEEETKWGAKYSISPLVSFQRISTISNYGWDDRGVLPVKGYQSYWSGGFNSSWKFLRLELNPEIVFGSKGAEPEFLRTWSNSRISDFYFDLNYGDFPQSFGNGVYSKLWWGQTKLTAQYGAFEAGISTKNIWWGPGQWNSLTFSNNAAGFPHLTINTVKPAKTLIGNIEFQFLMGKLASSKLGGTGIEELDNRFFDQLDDDWRYLNAVTLTWHPKWIDGVSLGFSRTVQQYSETLSGRFFDLFPVFQGFQKKRFFEGGDTVDFDSNGQDQQFTIFGSYKNRPSNLEVYFEFGRRDHSYNWREFILNPEHARAYIFGFLKLFDSPFPNQKIQIRSEITHQQESVNRYIRYSGLKGLSSWHMHHQARGFTNFGQPLGVGMGPGANIQTIEVSLVENFEKKGVILERLENRQGFFNRAFGQQNIYKPWVDYSLGLLYDKQFNNLLLSSKLQLIHAKNYQWQLDSKSTPEFPVGKNLTSVMGQVSAIYFWNKK from the coding sequence ATGATTCGACGGATTTTATCTATTTCCCTTTTTATATTCTTGATTTCGAGTTCTCTAAAATCTCAGATTTTTCAAAATACTTATTCCACTGAAAGGGAATTAAGTAGAAGGTATAGTTTAAGCCTTTCAGACACTTCTTCCATTCAGGATTTTCGATACTCTTTTATCCAAGAGCTTCAAGAGGAAGAGACAAAATGGGGAGCTAAGTACTCAATAAGTCCCTTGGTTTCCTTTCAAAGGATAAGCACCATATCAAATTACGGTTGGGATGATCGGGGAGTATTACCGGTAAAGGGGTACCAGTCTTATTGGTCAGGAGGATTCAATTCATCCTGGAAATTTTTAAGGCTTGAGTTAAACCCTGAAATAGTCTTTGGAAGTAAAGGAGCAGAACCTGAATTTTTGCGAACATGGTCTAATTCCCGAATTAGTGATTTTTATTTTGACTTAAACTATGGTGATTTCCCTCAATCTTTTGGGAACGGGGTGTATTCAAAGCTTTGGTGGGGACAAACGAAATTGACTGCTCAGTATGGTGCGTTTGAAGCTGGGATATCAACCAAGAATATATGGTGGGGCCCTGGCCAATGGAATTCTTTAACCTTTTCAAATAATGCTGCTGGATTTCCCCATTTGACTATAAATACTGTCAAGCCTGCAAAAACGCTAATTGGTAATATTGAATTTCAATTTTTAATGGGAAAATTAGCCTCTAGCAAATTAGGAGGAACTGGAATTGAGGAATTGGATAATCGGTTTTTTGATCAATTGGATGACGATTGGCGATATCTTAACGCAGTAACTTTAACTTGGCATCCAAAATGGATAGATGGTGTCTCTTTAGGGTTTAGTAGGACAGTTCAACAATACAGTGAAACTCTTTCTGGTAGATTCTTTGACCTTTTTCCTGTTTTTCAAGGATTTCAGAAGAAGCGATTTTTTGAGGGTGGTGATACTGTAGATTTTGACTCGAATGGTCAAGACCAACAATTTACTATTTTCGGATCTTATAAAAATAGGCCGTCTAATCTTGAAGTTTATTTTGAATTTGGAAGAAGAGATCATTCCTATAATTGGAGAGAGTTTATCTTAAATCCAGAGCACGCAAGAGCCTATATTTTCGGGTTTTTGAAGTTGTTTGACTCTCCTTTTCCCAATCAAAAAATTCAAATCAGATCTGAAATTACCCATCAGCAAGAGTCTGTAAATCGATACATTAGATATTCAGGCCTAAAGGGCTTAAGCAGTTGGCATATGCACCACCAAGCTAGAGGATTTACAAATTTTGGTCAACCACTTGGTGTTGGGATGGGGCCTGGGGCGAATATTCAAACAATTGAAGTTTCTCTGGTAGAAAACTTCGAAAAAAAGGGAGTGATTCTAGAAAGATTGGAAAATCGACAAGGTTTCTTTAATCGAGCCTTTGGGCAGCAGAATATCTACAAACCGTGGGTTGACTATTCTTTAGGCTTACTCTATGACAAGCAGTTCAATAATCTTTTGTTAAGTTCAAAGCTTCAGCTCATTCATGCTAAAAATTACCAATGGCAATTGGATTCAAAAAGCACTCCGGAGTTTCCAGTTGGTAAAAACTTGACCAGCGTAATGGGACAGGTAAGTGCGATTTATTTTTGGAATAAGAAGTGA
- a CDS encoding WecB/TagA/CpsF family glycosyltransferase, whose product MELFQYNLTLHLPQDLPDQIFVANTINPHSYCVAKEDAEFQKALINSDLLFPDGVGVVWASKFLKGKEIKKISGFDLHLHYLRILDSKGGGKVFYLGSSERTLVLIQDRLKKEFPSILVGFYSPPFKPDFSKEENRKMLEAIHDFGPDILFVGMTAPKQEKWVAKNKGQIKAKVVCSIGAVFDFYAGTVKRPSQFWIDLGLEWFPRFIKEPRRLWRRNLISTPQFIFDVLRAKLGQ is encoded by the coding sequence ATGGAGCTTTTTCAGTATAATTTGACACTTCATCTTCCACAAGATCTTCCAGATCAAATTTTTGTAGCTAATACGATAAACCCACATTCCTATTGCGTCGCAAAGGAAGATGCTGAATTTCAGAAAGCATTGATTAATTCAGATCTTTTATTTCCTGATGGTGTGGGAGTTGTATGGGCCAGCAAATTTTTGAAAGGGAAGGAAATCAAGAAGATTTCAGGATTTGATTTGCATCTTCATTATTTAAGAATATTGGATAGCAAAGGAGGAGGAAAGGTATTTTATTTAGGTTCTTCTGAAAGAACGTTGGTTTTGATTCAAGATCGTTTGAAGAAGGAGTTTCCTTCAATTCTAGTGGGTTTTTATAGTCCTCCGTTTAAACCTGATTTTTCTAAAGAAGAAAATCGTAAAATGTTGGAAGCCATTCATGATTTTGGCCCAGATATTTTGTTTGTAGGAATGACAGCTCCCAAGCAAGAAAAATGGGTGGCAAAAAATAAGGGACAAATAAAGGCAAAGGTCGTTTGTTCTATAGGAGCAGTTTTTGATTTTTATGCTGGTACTGTTAAAAGGCCAAGTCAGTTTTGGATTGATTTGGGTTTGGAATGGTTCCCAAGATTTATTAAGGAACCAAGGAGATTGTGGCGAAGAAACCTAATTTCTACCCCCCAATTCATTTTTGATGTTCTTCGCGCTAAATTGGGTCAATGA